ATTAATAAATACATAGGATATTATATTGGGCAGGATATCCTTGGTTATTATATTGAATTTATTAATCCCAAGTATCCTGCTGGCTTCAATGAAATCTTTGTATTTCAGCGTTATCACCTGAGACCTTATCTGCTTGGCCAATCCCGGCCACGACCACAGACTTAAAACCAAACCGAATGTTAGCTGATCCTGTACTTTTATAACCATCGATAAAATCATCGTTACCGGAAAGCTCGGCATAGTCAATACCACATTTGCGAGGAGCATCAAAAGAGCATCGGCCCTTCCTCCTAAAAGTCCCGAGAGTATGCCTATCGTGCATGCAAAAGTTACAGTAAATACGCCTGCAAAGAATGCCACGAGCAAAACATCTCTGGAGCCTAAAATAAACTGCACGAGAGTATCTTTGCCGGCAAAGTCCGTCCCCAGCCAGTGTTTCATCGAAGGAGGTTTTAACCTGTACGCATAATTTGATTTTGGCTGGGTTAGCAATATCGGGCCAAATATCGCCATAATAAGGAAAACCAGCAGTATTATAAAACCAATCCTCGATTGCTTGTTTGCCCATATGACTTTAAAAAATTCTTTTAAACCTTCAAAACGCCTTTTCTTGTATATAATCTCACTATTATTTCTCTGCAGCTCCATATCTATCTCTCCCTCAATCTTGGATTTAATACAGTATAGAGTGCCTCAGCGATCAGGCTGGAGATCACCACCATAATGATTATGATCAGAAACATCCCCTGCATCAATGTAAAATCCCTCTGACTGGTAGCACTACTAAGATAATATCCGACTCCCGGATACAGAAAAAGATTTTCTATAAGAGGCGAGCCGCCAAACATGAACCCAAAAGATATGGCTAAACCTGTCACCATCGGAAGTATGGCATTTCTTCCCAAATAACTTGTAAGTATCCTCCTGTCCGACAGTCCTCTTGCCCTTGCATAAGTCATATAATCTTCGCCCAATACTGTTATACAGCTTGCTTTCATGGCTAAAGCCCATCCTGCCACAGTTGTTATAAAATAGGCAAGTACCGGAAGTATGGCATGCTGCAGTACATTGAGTATAAACGCTAAATTAAATCCGGGTACCACATTTGAACTATACGCTCCTCTCGATGGCAATAACCCGGACTTTATAGAGAATATGAATATTAAAATATACCCTACTATATAATCAGGCATGGCGCCAAAAATCGATTGATATATCGTCAAAAATGCATTTAATGTTTTTTTACGCTTCCATGCTATATATATACCGATAAGTACGCCGACTATAAAGGATAACAAAAGCGAAATACTGCAAACCAAAAGAGTCCATGGCAGTGCACCTAAAACCACTTCCGTCACCGGTTTACGATATATCATGGACTCTCCCAAGTCACCTCTGAAGATACCTGACGCATATTCCGTGAACCTTTCTATGATTGGTTTTTGCGGATCATAATTCAACTCGGATTTAGCTCTGGCATAAGCCGTATCATAATCTATGGCCATAGATCTTATGTAGCTCTGTGCCAAAATATCCACCGGGTTTCCCGGCATGTTTTGTATAACGATGAATACCATTATAAGTGAAATCATAACTGTAATAATAAGAGTGCCGACTTTTTTTACCATTGAATTTTCCCCCTCCCTTGAAAATTGTGTAAAATTCAAACATATTTTTATAATTTAGGCATTAAAATCCATCTCTTGTGAAATAAAAGCTCTTGCGGCAAGTAAATCTTTAGAATTGACCATCCCTGATATTTCAGAGATATTTTATATATTTGTACAGCTCCCCTTTTATAAATCCGATCAGTCGTTAAATCTTTTATAGATATTCGTTTGCAATATAATACATAATTAACCAGTAGGAGTAATTAATTCCTTCTACTGGTTAATTATATCATTTGTGGCACTTTTATTCAATAGTATTTTTTATATTTGAAACTTTATTTTAATTTGGGTTAATTGTAAAAGTAAGTTCCACCCCAATACCCTTGAATTATGTCTTTAGAAATTTAGATACAGATCTCACATGCACCGGTTTACTGCTTTTACAACTGTATAGCCTTACACAAAAAGAGAGTATCGCGACGTACTTTTATGTAGTTCTTCGATACCCGCATCATGTCATTATATCCCGCATTTTCGCCAGGACTTTCTTTTCAATCCTCGAAACCTGAACCTGGGAAATGCCAAGCATTTTTGCAATTTCAGTCTGAGTCTTGTCTTTAAAATACCTGAGTATTATTATCTGCCTTGCTTTTGGTTCAAGCTTGTTTATAACTTCCTTCAGTGCAATTTTATCTGTGACATCGGCATCTATATCTTTATCAGCACTGAGTTTATCTATCAAAAATACCGGGGAGCCGTCATCCTGGTGTATGATTTCATATAAATATTCAGGGCTTACCATGGAATCCATGGCAACGGCAAGATCCTCCGGAGATACATCGAGTTCGG
The window above is part of the Clostridiales bacterium genome. Proteins encoded here:
- a CDS encoding ABC transporter permease, with amino-acid sequence MELQRNNSEIIYKKRRFEGLKEFFKVIWANKQSRIGFIILLVFLIMAIFGPILLTQPKSNYAYRLKPPSMKHWLGTDFAGKDTLVQFILGSRDVLLVAFFAGVFTVTFACTIGILSGLLGGRADALLMLLANVVLTMPSFPVTMILSMVIKVQDQLTFGLVLSLWSWPGLAKQIRSQVITLKYKDFIEASRILGINKFNIITKDILPNIISYVFINFIGIMKRSIIASVGLMVLGLVPFKGNHWGMMIQISLSQTGALLGSSTAIYFLTPVIGILLFQLGCLLFATGLDEALNPRLRS
- a CDS encoding ABC transporter permease, with product MVKKVGTLIITVMISLIMVFIVIQNMPGNPVDILAQSYIRSMAIDYDTAYARAKSELNYDPQKPIIERFTEYASGIFRGDLGESMIYRKPVTEVVLGALPWTLLVCSISLLLSFIVGVLIGIYIAWKRKKTLNAFLTIYQSIFGAMPDYIVGYILIFIFSIKSGLLPSRGAYSSNVVPGFNLAFILNVLQHAILPVLAYFITTVAGWALAMKASCITVLGEDYMTYARARGLSDRRILTSYLGRNAILPMVTGLAISFGFMFGGSPLIENLFLYPGVGYYLSSATSQRDFTLMQGMFLIIIIMVVISSLIAEALYTVLNPRLRER